ACCCAGAATCAGCCCTTCTTCTGATGCAGATCGTCAATCTTATGCTGCTGATTGCGATCATAGCGCTGATTCTCATGGCCTTCAAGCGCATGAGCGCCTGCAGGGCCGGAAGCTTCACCATGCTGCTCTGGTCGCTCTTGATCATCTTCGTACCAATCTTTGGCCCTCTGGCATTTCTTTTCACACACCCATCGGCGAGGGATATGGCCAACAGCTAGCTTTCCCACCCCTTTCATCCCAGATACCCACTAGCACTACAGCAAACCATATAGCTCACCCTACTGGCATAGAGAAGCGCCAGCGTGCGCTGCTGCTTCTCTACGCTGAATTTTGTACGATACGGCATATTTACGATTGATGCCGTGTTTTATCGCCATGCCAAAAAATTGCCTGTTGATCACTGTTGATGTATTCCATCAGCGCGGCAAGGGTTTCTTGCTGTACCTACCGAGGGATTGGGAGAAGACCATGGGTTTCAAGAAGACGTTCTTTATGCTTGTGGCGCTGATGTGTGCTCTTGCGCCATTCCAGGGCGCATACGCCGAGGGCGGCGAGGGCAGCTACCAGGAGGTGATCGACTCCTACGGCATGCAGGTGGTGCAGGCCGCGCCGCCCGGCATCACCCCGCTGCGGGTGCACAGCCCCGCCCAGCTGGCGGCGCTGGCCAAGGGCCTGGCGCGTGGGGCGCGCGGCAGCCACACGCGCTACGCCGAGCCAGCCACGCGCAAGCCCGGCGGCACGGTGGCCGCCACCAGCTATGGCCTGGTGACCCGCTCGTGCGCGGCGAACGCGGGCGCGGCCACCTTCAGCACCACCGCCGACATCAACGTGGGCTACAGCGGCTCGTTCCGCTGGATCGAGGCGGTCACCAACCTGCGCACTGGCCTCAGCGGCTTCACGCTCGGCCTCTCGATGACCGACGCCTACAGCTACTCGTACAACCAGACAGCCAGCGCGGTCTCGGTGGCGGGCGGGGCCAATGTGCACGCCTACATCCTGCTCGACACCGGCGCGACCACCGTGTACACCACGCCGGTCAGCTGCTCGTTCACCTACTCGCTGTACTAGGGCGATAGATGCGGCCTATGCCGCCCATAGCCACATCCCGCTAGCGCGCGCGCTCCGATCTGGGTACGCTTCTGTGCAGGAACCGTGACAGAACAGATCGGAGCGCGCGATGACCATCACCGGGCTAGACCACATCCAGATCGCCATGCCCGCCGGGGCCGAGGGTGCCGCCCGCGCCTTCTACGGCCAGCTGCTGGGCCTGCGCGAGATCGCCAAGCCCGAGGCGCTGCGCGGGCGCGGCGGCTGCTGGTTCGCGCTGCCAGGTGCGCAGCTGCACCTGGGCGTCGAGGCCGAGTTCGCGGCGGCCCGCAAGGCCCACCCCGCCTTCCTGGTAGCCGATCTGGCGGCGCTGGTGCGTCGGCTGGCCGAGGCGGGCGTGGCCACCACCCCCGACACAGCGGTGGCCGGGGTGCGCCGCTGCTACGCCAGCGACCCCTTCGGCAACCGCATCGAGCTCATCCAGCACGGCGACGGCTTCACGCAGCGCGGCGGCTAGTTAGGCCGCTGCCCAGGCCATGCGGCCAGCGCCACATCCACCAGTGCGTGTAGCTCGGCGGTGCTAGCCCCATCCACCGCCTGCACCGACATTCCCTCCACCACCGCGCTGTAGAAGCGCGCCAGCACCACCACGTTCACCTCGGCGGGCAGCTCACCCGTGGCCTTGGCCCGCTCAAGTTTGCTCAGCAGCATGCGGAACGAGACATCGCGCAGGTCGGCGGCGATCTGGCGGGCGGCCTCATTCTCGGCGGCGCAGTAGAGCGATGCGGTGGAGACCATGCAGCCGCGCGGGCGACCAGGGTGGGTGAATCGCTCGGCAATCATGTGCATGCTCTCCTTAAGCACGCTGTAGGCGGGGGTATCGTCATGTAGCGCGGCAGCCCAGCCGCCCATGCCCTGCTGGAAGTACTGCTGCAATGCCTCGCGGTAGAGCTGCTCTTTCGAGCCAAAGGCGGCGTAGAGCGTCGGTGCGGTCACGCCCATAGCGGCGGTGAGGTCGGAGATGGATGTGCCCTCGTAGCCGTGCGCCCAAAAGTGTATCATGGCCGCGCCGAGCGCGGCCTGCCGGTCGAAGGTTCGCGGTCGCCCGCGTGGTTTCTGTTCTGCCATTTGATTTATATAGCGATCACTAGAAAAATTTGACATTACCTCTGTTCTCGTGTATTGTATATTATATAGTGATCGTTAAAATAAATCAATAGCACAAGAGGAGCGACCATGGAGAGCAAACTAGCGGGCAAAACGACCCTTGTCACCGGCGCGAACTCGGGGGTGGGGCTGGCGCTCACGCGGCTGCTGCTGGCCGAGGGCGCGGATGTGATCGCGCTGATCCGATCCGAATTCCCCGCAGACGATGCCGCCATCACCCAGGCCCGCGAGCAGGGGCGACTGCGCATCTACCGCGCGGACTTTGCCGATTTTGACGCGCTCCGGCAGGCCCTGCGCGACATCCAGGCCCACGAGGCGAAGATCGACATCCTGTTTAACAACGCCGGGGTGGCGGTGCCGGGGATCGAGCACACGCCGCGCGGCCACGAGCGCCACTTCGAGACCAACGCCGTCGCGCCCTACATCATCGCCACCGAGCTGCGCCCGCTGCTGGACAAAGGCGAGCTAAAGACCATCATCAACACCTCATCCAACGCCCAGCTGTTCGTGCGCCGCTTCGACCTAGGCCTGATGGAGCACCCCACCACCTATCGACCGATCATCGGGCCATACGGCGCATCCAAGCTGGCGCTGTCGCTGTGGACGCAGGCGCTGGCCCCCGAGCTGCAGGCCGAGGGCATCGCCATCCGCAGCGTCTGCCCCGGCCCCAACCGCACCAAGATGAGCGCGGGCAAGAGCATACCCCTCCCGCTGCGGCTGCTGCGCAACATGCTGTTTGTCGAGCCAGAGGAGGGCGCGCGGCGCACCCTGGAGGCCGCCATCGGGCCGCACCGTGGCAAGGTCGGCATTTTTATCGATAATGGGAAGGCGAAGCAGGTGCGGTTCGGGCAGTACGGCGAGGCGGTGCTGCGGCGCATGCAGCAGATCTACCAGCGCGAGTTTGTGGCGGCCTGATGCTGAAACTAGGGCACCCAGCCCAGCTCGCCAAGCCAGCGGTGGAACGCGGCCTCGCCCTCGTACTGGTGGGCGACGCCGCCGCGCTCGCGGAATAGGGCAGGCTCGCGCTCGCCATCCTCGATCAGCAGGCTGCTGCGGTAGCCGATGCCCCCTCCCAGCTGGGCGAAGGCGCGGTCCCACAGCAGCTCCTTGCGCAGGTGGCCGTAGTCGGCGGTGTTGAGGATCACATCGAAGATCTGGTCGAGCTGGAAGGTGGGCACAATAATACTGGTGAAGATGTCCATGTTCGCCGTCACCAGGGCCGTGCGGCGGCCCTGGGCGCGCTGGGCGCAGGCGAAGCCCCACACCGCCGGGTTGAAGCCGATCTCGACGCAGCCGCGCTCCATGGCCGCCACGATCTCGCGCTGGGGCAGATCGACATGGTGCCCAACGATCAAGGCGATGTCGGCCAGCCGCAGGTCGCCGCGCATCCAGCCCTCGACCACCAGCTGGCTGCCAAACACATGGCGCTGGATCACCTCGCGCCACTCGGGGCAGCCAGTCGGCCCCGTGCGAAAGTAGTGGTCGGACGAGAGCGTGAAGCCAAAGTCGAAGACCACACAGCGGATGCGCCGCAGATCGAGCGTCTCCATAGCCACTCCCTAGCCGCGCAGCACCCCGATGGCCTGGCGGATCTCGCCCAGGTGGTAGGCGGTGTGCACCAGCATGGCCACCGCGCCGCCCACCGCGTCGTCGTTCCAGTCCGATATGCGGGAGAACAGGGCGCGGGTGCGGGCGTAGGCCGAGCGCAGATCCTCGCGCAGGGCGTCCCACTCCTCCGCTGTGGCGGTGGTCTGCGTCCAGCTGATCGTCCAGTCCACATCGGTCGGCTTGCGGCCCTGGGTGTACTCGGACAGCACATCGAGGTAGTAGCACACATGGCGCACCTGCGCGGCCAGGCTGGCACAGCGCGATGAGATCGGGCGCGAGGCCTCCTCCGCCGTCACATCGGCCAGGGTCTCGCCCAGCGAGGTGCCGCGATCTAGGTAGATGCCGGTCACCTTCTCAAACGTCTCCTCCAGCACGATCTGCAGCGTGTCGGTCAGGAATTTGGTCTGCATCATCTCGGCCATCGTTCCCTCCTGGTGGCGTTTGGCGCTATTAAACATTTGCTCGGCGCGCCTATCGT
This portion of the Chloroflexia bacterium SDU3-3 genome encodes:
- a CDS encoding glyoxalase, producing the protein MTITGLDHIQIAMPAGAEGAARAFYGQLLGLREIAKPEALRGRGGCWFALPGAQLHLGVEAEFAAARKAHPAFLVADLAALVRRLAEAGVATTPDTAVAGVRRCYASDPFGNRIELIQHGDGFTQRGG
- a CDS encoding TetR/AcrR family transcriptional regulator, which encodes MAEQKPRGRPRTFDRQAALGAAMIHFWAHGYEGTSISDLTAAMGVTAPTLYAAFGSKEQLYREALQQYFQQGMGGWAAALHDDTPAYSVLKESMHMIAERFTHPGRPRGCMVSTASLYCAAENEAARQIAADLRDVSFRMLLSKLERAKATGELPAEVNVVVLARFYSAVVEGMSVQAVDGASTAELHALVDVALAAWPGQRPN
- a CDS encoding SDR family NAD(P)-dependent oxidoreductase; protein product: MESKLAGKTTLVTGANSGVGLALTRLLLAEGADVIALIRSEFPADDAAITQAREQGRLRIYRADFADFDALRQALRDIQAHEAKIDILFNNAGVAVPGIEHTPRGHERHFETNAVAPYIIATELRPLLDKGELKTIINTSSNAQLFVRRFDLGLMEHPTTYRPIIGPYGASKLALSLWTQALAPELQAEGIAIRSVCPGPNRTKMSAGKSIPLPLRLLRNMLFVEPEEGARRTLEAAIGPHRGKVGIFIDNGKAKQVRFGQYGEAVLRRMQQIYQREFVAA
- a CDS encoding DinB family protein — encoded protein: MAEMMQTKFLTDTLQIVLEETFEKVTGIYLDRGTSLGETLADVTAEEASRPISSRCASLAAQVRHVCYYLDVLSEYTQGRKPTDVDWTISWTQTTATAEEWDALREDLRSAYARTRALFSRISDWNDDAVGGAVAMLVHTAYHLGEIRQAIGVLRG